CCAGATAGGGGTTCTCCAGGGCGAGGCAGGCCGTGGGGCTCTCCTCAGCATGGTCGGGGTGCAGAAGCACCGCCGCCGCCCTCGTCTCGGGCAGATACTTCAGATAGGCCCGGTTGGCGAGGAAGGTCAGCTCGTGAGGACCGGCATCGCTCAGCGTCGCCAACCCGCTCACGGTGCGCTGGCCATCGCCGATCACACGAGCGTTGAGGCGCTCAGCGAGCTCATCGAGGGTATAAGTGGGGTATTGGGCGATTGTCATGGACGCGGGTCATCGCGGACGGCACGCCAAGGCGCGCCGCCGGCCTCAGTTGGACGAATTGAGAATCTCGGTGACCTCGTCGGTCACGTCGAGGAGGTCGCCTTTGGCCTGAATGACCCCGTTGCGGTCCACCAGCACCTCGATGTCATGACGATCGATGATCTGGTCCACGGCACGCTCGAGCCTGGGCTGAGCCTGCTGCATGAACTGCTGTTCGGACTGCTTGCGCGCCTGAACCACCTGACGACGCAGCTGCTGGAAGCGGCCACCCTTTTCCTGAAGCTCCTGCACGGCCGCTTGGCGCTGCGACTCGGACATCGTCGCCCCATCGCGCTGCAGGCGCTGCTGAAGCTGCTGGACTTCCTGGCCCAGTGCCTCGGCTTCTTGCTGCTGGCTGCCGATCTGATTTTGCAGCTCGCTCATCGACTGCTGGGCGTCATCGCTTTCCAGCAGGGCCTGACGCCAATCCAGCACGGCGATATCGGCGGCCAGGGCAGGTGTACTCATGGCCGCGAACAGGCCGAGGCACAGGGCTCCGGTCAACTTGCGCATCTTGTTAAACTCCTCGAGATCGGTGGTCTGGCATCCGTCCGCGAACCTAGAACGTCTGGCCCAGCGAGAACTGGAAGAACTGGGTATCGTCGCCTTGCTCGTCATTGAGCGGCTCGGCCACGCTGAAGGTCAGCGGCCCTACCGGCGTCAACCAGGAAAGGCCCAGGCCCACACTGTAACGTAGATCGGCCAGATCGACACCCGAGCTGCAGTTCGAAGGCCTGTCAGCGGGCAGTACGGCATAGCACTCGCTGAGGAAGGTGTTACCGCCATCGAGGAACAGCGACGACTGCACGCTGCGCTGATCCTCGACGAAGGGAACCGGAAACAGCAGTTCTGCTGAACCGCTGACCAGCACGTTACCGCCCAGGGTCTGGTCGTCGCCATTGCCACGAGGCGTGGTGGCCGGCCCAAGCGTGCTGGCAGTAAAGCCTCGCACCGAGCCCAGACCGCCGGTCAGAAAGTTCTCGTAGAACGGATAGGGATCGTTACCCGGGGTGTCGGCGTAGCCCAGGTTGGTACCGAACTTCAATGACCAGGCATCGTTGAGGGCAAACAGCTGCTGGCCCTTGTAGCGCACCTTGTAGTAGATGGCATCGCTGCCCGGTGCCGCTGTCTCGAGCGACACCCGCTGGTAGTTGCCCGCCGTGGGCATGATGCCGCGGTTGAGCTTGTTGCGGGTCCAGCTTGCCGTCAGCTTGAAGCTCTGAGCGCTATCGCCCTCGTCATCGACGTACTGGACGATCTCCGACGGTGTGTCGGTATAGGTCTGCACTTGCAGCTCTTCGATACCGACCCCGAAGTTGAGGCGCGTGACCTCATCGATCGGGTAGCCGAAGTTGATGCTGCCGCCTACCGAGTCGGTGGAGTAGGTCGAGATATCGGAGTCTTCGTAGTCCGTCTCGCGGTAAAAGAGATTATACCCACGCGAGATGCCGTCCAGGGTCCAGTAGGGATCGGTAAAGCCAAAGTTGAGGCTGGTATAGGTATCGCCCTTCTGGGCACCGATATTGACCCGATTGCCGGTACCCAGGAAGTTGTTCTGGGACAGCGAGGCACCGTAGATGACGCCATCGCTCTGGGAGAAACCGATGCTCGCCGAAATCGAGCCGGAGGGCTGCTCCTCGACGTTGTAGGTCACATCCAGCTGGTCGGGCTCGCCGGCTACCGGGCGGGTCTCGACGTCGACCTGCTTGAAAAAGCCCAGGCGCTCGAGGCGCTGACGCGACTGGCTGATCTGCTCGGTGGAGGCCGGCGCGCCCTCCATCTGGATCATCTCGCGCCGCAGCACCTCATCCATGGTGGTGGTGTTGCCGACGAAATCGACGCGGCGCACATAGGCGCGGCGACCGGGATCGACCTGGAAGGTGACATCGACCCGTTCACCGTCGGCGGTGACCTCAGGCACACCTTCGACGCTGGCAAAAGCGTAGCCTTCAGCGCCGAGACGCGAACGCAGCGCCTCGGAGGAAGCGGTGATATCGCTGCGCGAGAAAATCTCGCCGGGCGTGGCCTCGACCAGGTTGCGAGCCTCGGAGGGAGGAATCTTCAGGTCGCCGGCGAAGCTGATGTCGCCCAGACGATACTGCTTGCCTTCCTCGACGTTGACGGTGACGAAGATGCGTGACTTGTCGGGGCTGATCGACACCTGGGTCGAGGTGATCGCGAAGTTGACGTAACCGCGGTCCAGGTACCAGGAGCGCAGCCGCTCCAGATCACCGGAGAGCTGTTGGCGGGAATACTCATCGCTCGAGAACCAGCCGAAGAACCAGCTCGGGCGGTCCTCGAGTTCGAAGACGTCGCGCAGGGTGTCATCATCGAAGGCCTGATTACCGACCACGTTGATCTGGCGAATCTTGGCCACCGCGCCCTCGTCGATATCGACCTTGACGCGGACCCGACTCGAGTCGATCTCCTCGACCTCGGCATCGATACGGGCGCTATAGCGGCCCTGGCCGTGATAGAGCTGCTCGAGCTCGCGCTGCATCTCGTCGAGCGTCGAGCGCTGCAGGGCCTGCCCCTCAGCCAGACCCGCATCGCGCAGGCCCTGGCGAAGCTCCTCTTCGGAGATCTGGGAGTTGCCGGTAATCTCGAGGTCGGTGATGAAGGGCCGCTCGTCGACCTGCACCACCAGTACGTCGCCCTCGCGAGCCAGGCGCACGTCCTCGAAGAGGCCGGTAGCAAACAGTGTCTTGGCTGCCTCGGCCAGTTCGCGCTCGTCGACGGCGTCGCGGGCACTGACCGGGAAGGCATTGAAGACGGACGCCGCGGAGACCCGCTTGAGGCCCTCCACACGGATGTCGGAAACGGTAAACGCATCGGCCAGCGCCACCGGGGCGCCAGACAGCAACAGCGCCGCAACGCCTAGAATCTTGAGTTTCATGCAGTCGGTTCGCTCGCGTTGGTCTGCCCGCTTGTCAAACGAGCACCTTATACATTTGTTCGGTCCACTGGCAAGGCCAGGCCCCGGCCTGCGTGGACCGCTCCCGGGCGGCTACCAGAGCCGCATCAGGTCGAAGTACATCGCCATCATCATCATGCTGCCCACTAGCGCCAGGCCGATCTTGAAGCCCACCGCCTGAACCTGCTCGGAAACGGGGCGTCCACGCACCGCCTCGATGA
Above is a window of Halomonas sp. I5-271120 DNA encoding:
- a CDS encoding OmpH family outer membrane protein produces the protein MRKLTGALCLGLFAAMSTPALAADIAVLDWRQALLESDDAQQSMSELQNQIGSQQQEAEALGQEVQQLQQRLQRDGATMSESQRQAAVQELQEKGGRFQQLRRQVVQARKQSEQQFMQQAQPRLERAVDQIIDRHDIEVLVDRNGVIQAKGDLLDVTDEVTEILNSSN
- the bamA gene encoding outer membrane protein assembly factor BamA produces the protein MKLKILGVAALLLSGAPVALADAFTVSDIRVEGLKRVSAASVFNAFPVSARDAVDERELAEAAKTLFATGLFEDVRLAREGDVLVVQVDERPFITDLEITGNSQISEEELRQGLRDAGLAEGQALQRSTLDEMQRELEQLYHGQGRYSARIDAEVEEIDSSRVRVKVDIDEGAVAKIRQINVVGNQAFDDDTLRDVFELEDRPSWFFGWFSSDEYSRQQLSGDLERLRSWYLDRGYVNFAITSTQVSISPDKSRIFVTVNVEEGKQYRLGDISFAGDLKIPPSEARNLVEATPGEIFSRSDITASSEALRSRLGAEGYAFASVEGVPEVTADGERVDVTFQVDPGRRAYVRRVDFVGNTTTMDEVLRREMIQMEGAPASTEQISQSRQRLERLGFFKQVDVETRPVAGEPDQLDVTYNVEEQPSGSISASIGFSQSDGVIYGASLSQNNFLGTGNRVNIGAQKGDTYTSLNFGFTDPYWTLDGISRGYNLFYRETDYEDSDISTYSTDSVGGSINFGYPIDEVTRLNFGVGIEELQVQTYTDTPSEIVQYVDDEGDSAQSFKLTASWTRNKLNRGIMPTAGNYQRVSLETAAPGSDAIYYKVRYKGQQLFALNDAWSLKFGTNLGYADTPGNDPYPFYENFLTGGLGSVRGFTASTLGPATTPRGNGDDQTLGGNVLVSGSAELLFPVPFVEDQRSVQSSLFLDGGNTFLSECYAVLPADRPSNCSSGVDLADLRYSVGLGLSWLTPVGPLTFSVAEPLNDEQGDDTQFFQFSLGQTF